A genomic stretch from Maledivibacter sp. includes:
- a CDS encoding MoxR family ATPase: MGFDEKDYRDFKDGFDAIKNEIKRAIIGQEELIEKVLIAMLCEGNVLLEGVPGLGKTQLVKTIGQVLNLDFSRIQFTPDLMPADILGTNIIVHDDNGRNKFEFQKGPVFTNILLADEINRATPKTQSAMLQCMQEKIVTAGNDTRKLDKPFFVLATQNPIEMEGTYPLPEAQMDRFLFKLNVEFPNLKDLSQIVNLTTNSEDIELKKISDRNKLLDMINMSKEIPVSEAVMEYAMKLVLYTHPENEESPDTTKKYVRFGSSPRGAQAIVKAARIKALIEGRFNVSFDDIKYVAYPALRHRIILNFEAMSDDVNSDFVIERIIDKID; the protein is encoded by the coding sequence ATGGGATTTGACGAGAAGGATTATAGAGATTTTAAGGATGGCTTTGATGCTATCAAGAATGAGATAAAAAGAGCAATCATTGGTCAGGAGGAGCTTATTGAGAAGGTGCTGATTGCTATGCTTTGTGAAGGAAATGTACTCCTTGAAGGAGTGCCAGGTCTAGGAAAAACCCAGCTTGTTAAGACTATTGGACAGGTTTTAAACCTTGACTTTTCAAGGATACAATTCACTCCTGATCTCATGCCAGCAGATATTTTGGGGACCAATATCATAGTTCACGATGATAATGGTAGAAATAAATTTGAATTTCAAAAAGGTCCTGTATTTACAAATATTCTTTTAGCAGATGAGATAAATAGAGCGACTCCAAAGACCCAAAGTGCAATGCTGCAATGTATGCAGGAAAAGATAGTTACAGCAGGTAATGATACTAGAAAATTAGATAAGCCTTTCTTTGTTTTAGCAACCCAAAATCCCATAGAAATGGAAGGAACATATCCCCTTCCTGAGGCGCAAATGGATAGATTTTTATTTAAGCTTAATGTGGAGTTTCCTAATTTAAAGGATTTAAGTCAAATAGTAAATCTTACTACAAATAGCGAAGACATAGAGCTTAAAAAAATCAGTGATAGGAATAAGCTTTTAGACATGATAAATATGTCAAAGGAAATACCTGTATCTGAAGCTGTTATGGAATATGCTATGAAGCTGGTATTATATACACATCCTGAAAACGAAGAAAGTCCGGACACAACTAAGAAATACGTTAGATTTGGTTCAAGTCCAAGGGGTGCCCAGGCAATAGTAAAGGCTGCTAGGATAAAGGCATTAATAGAAGGTAGATTTAATGTTTCATTTGATGATATAAAATATGTGGCCTATCCAGCACTTAGACATAGAATAATACTAAACTTTGAAGCCATGAGTGACGATGTGAACAGTGATTTTGTGATAGAACGGATAATAGATAAAATTGATTAA
- a CDS encoding ABC transporter ATP-binding protein, whose protein sequence is MLRIENLTKLYGKFKAVDDISLEIKEGEIFGFVGPNGAGKTTTFKMIATLLKPTSGKIYLDGTELSYKNLKKVRNEIGYMPDFFGVYDKLKVSEYMDFYSDIAGIYGDEKTGIIKDLLELVDLTHKKDAYVDSLSRGMKQRLCLARCLVHNPKLLILDEPASGMDPRARIQMKEILRELKRMGKTIIISSHILPELAELCTNIGIIEGGKIVVNGPVEEIMHRTRGTQVIKIVVLKDKDKCIKLLKEDPLVKSVVEDERDIEIEFNGEALELSDLMKRILNENIPLISFRPLENNLEDIFMEVTRGDGE, encoded by the coding sequence ATGCTTAGGATTGAAAATTTAACTAAATTATATGGAAAGTTTAAGGCAGTAGATGACATATCCCTTGAAATAAAGGAAGGCGAAATCTTTGGATTTGTTGGGCCTAATGGAGCCGGTAAAACTACAACCTTTAAAATGATAGCTACACTACTAAAACCTACTTCTGGGAAAATATATCTAGATGGAACAGAGCTTAGCTATAAAAATCTTAAAAAGGTAAGAAATGAGATTGGATATATGCCCGACTTTTTCGGTGTCTATGATAAGCTAAAGGTAAGCGAGTACATGGATTTTTATAGTGATATAGCTGGTATTTATGGTGATGAAAAGACTGGTATCATAAAGGATTTATTAGAGCTTGTGGATTTGACCCATAAAAAGGATGCTTATGTAGATTCATTATCTAGGGGTATGAAGCAAAGGCTGTGCCTTGCCAGATGCCTCGTTCATAATCCAAAGCTACTTATACTAGATGAGCCTGCTTCTGGTATGGACCCAAGGGCAAGGATTCAGATGAAGGAAATACTTAGAGAACTTAAGAGAATGGGTAAAACAATAATAATCAGCTCCCATATTCTACCGGAACTTGCTGAGCTTTGTACAAATATTGGAATTATCGAAGGTGGTAAAATAGTAGTAAATGGACCTGTAGAGGAAATAATGCATAGGACTAGAGGAACTCAAGTAATAAAAATCGTGGTTTTAAAAGATAAAGATAAATGTATAAAGCTTTTAAAGGAAGATCCTTTAGTAAAATCAGTTGTTGAAGACGAAAGGGATATAGAAATAGAATTTAATGGAGAAGCCCTAGAATTATCGGATTTGATGAAGAGAATACTTAACGAAAATATTCCTTTAATATCATTTAGACCTCTTGAAAATAACTTAGAGGATATATTTATGGAGGTTACTAGGGGGGATGGAGAATGA
- a CDS encoding DUF58 domain-containing protein, whose amino-acid sequence MLDQSFLNKLSRLKLNYNLSINKGYSGGRKSKAKGSSSEFSDFREYINGDDFRKIDWNAYGRFEKLYIKEFMEEREILVNIFLDASKSMDFGQPQKSLLAQNLAMALSYVSLNNLDRINLYYQEEKNLKESGYLNGKNSLSKIIGILDNLEFKSSTDIFTLINRRLYKPGISIIISDLFSDEFQEAFKYLTYMNQKIIVIHLLDKKELKPDFIGDLNLIDSETLMDNDISISGSILNSYEKTLQSFIQNIKETTKKYGAVYSLISNEFSTEQIIFEKLIRSSILR is encoded by the coding sequence TTGCTAGATCAAAGCTTTTTAAATAAACTGAGCAGATTAAAGCTAAATTATAATCTGTCTATAAATAAGGGTTATAGCGGGGGAAGAAAGTCAAAAGCCAAGGGGTCTTCCAGTGAGTTTTCCGATTTTAGAGAGTATATCAATGGTGATGATTTTAGAAAGATAGATTGGAATGCATATGGAAGATTTGAAAAGCTTTATATTAAAGAATTTATGGAGGAAAGAGAAATATTAGTTAATATTTTTTTAGATGCTTCAAAATCCATGGATTTTGGACAGCCTCAAAAGTCTTTATTGGCCCAAAATCTTGCTATGGCTTTATCCTATGTTAGTCTTAACAATTTAGACAGAATAAATTTATATTATCAAGAAGAAAAAAATCTTAAGGAATCGGGATATTTAAATGGGAAAAATTCTTTGAGTAAGATAATAGGTATACTAGATAATCTAGAGTTTAAAAGTAGTACGGATATTTTTACACTCATAAATAGAAGACTTTATAAGCCTGGAATATCAATAATAATATCCGATTTGTTTTCTGATGAATTTCAAGAGGCTTTCAAGTATTTAACATATATGAACCAAAAAATAATTGTGATTCATTTATTGGATAAAAAAGAATTAAAACCAGATTTTATAGGAGACTTAAATCTTATAGATAGTGAGACTTTAATGGATAATGATATATCAATTAGTGGATCAATATTAAATTCCTATGAAAAGACATTACAGTCCTTTATTCAAAATATTAAAGAAACAACTAAAAAGTATGGGGCGGTTTATTCATTAATATCAAATGAATTTTCTACTGAGCAGATTATATTCGAAAAACTAATAAGGTCTAGTATTCTGAGGTGA
- a CDS encoding ABC transporter permease subunit, whose product MMKMNPVLKKELKVRTRSWRMPVTISLYLFLICGFLGLIASQMVFGYRYYRGIRVEELKALYAAITIFQLILIAFIIPATTASSICGEKERRTFDLLLCTRLSSLSIVLGKLSAALSLMVLLLIVTIPIFSIFFLFGVITPGSVLLLFAYYLVTALLFGSIGIFSSAFFRKTTSSTVFTYFFVLMLMFGTGFCLIIVREFVGRMDIKNISDTVKVIYNAVVYMNPMVGIGSILENQFGEGPIKEILLGRKTNVHLLSPLYYNMSFSFVFSSILLYMTSLKINPMKKFGNKGEDKKNKKNRKIRKKKDEKINAG is encoded by the coding sequence ATGATGAAGATGAATCCTGTATTAAAGAAGGAACTAAAGGTTAGAACAAGATCGTGGAGGATGCCTGTGACCATATCCCTGTATTTATTTCTTATATGTGGTTTTTTAGGACTGATAGCATCCCAGATGGTTTTTGGATATAGATATTATAGGGGAATAAGGGTAGAAGAATTAAAGGCATTGTATGCCGCAATTACCATATTTCAATTGATTCTTATAGCCTTTATAATACCAGCTACTACTGCGAGTAGTATATGTGGAGAGAAGGAAAGAAGGACCTTTGATTTGCTACTTTGTACAAGACTATCGAGTCTTTCAATAGTTTTAGGGAAACTTTCCGCGGCATTATCTTTGATGGTACTTTTGCTTATTGTAACTATTCCTATATTTAGCATATTCTTCTTATTCGGAGTTATTACACCGGGAAGTGTACTTTTGCTTTTTGCATATTATCTAGTAACAGCCTTGCTATTTGGAAGTATAGGGATATTTTCATCGGCATTTTTTAGAAAAACTACTTCATCTACTGTATTCACATATTTTTTCGTTCTGATGCTTATGTTTGGAACAGGATTTTGTTTAATTATAGTTAGAGAATTTGTAGGTAGAATGGATATAAAAAATATAAGTGATACCGTAAAAGTAATCTATAATGCAGTAGTTTATATGAATCCAATGGTTGGAATAGGTTCCATATTGGAAAACCAATTTGGTGAAGGACCCATTAAAGAAATATTGCTGGGAAGAAAAACAAATGTTCACTTGCTAAGTCCTTTGTATTATAATATGAGCTTTAGTTTTGTATTTTCTTCTATACTATTATATATGACTTCTTTAAAGATTAATCCAATGAAGAAATTTGGGAATAAGGGAGAAGACAAGAAAAATAAAAAAAATAGAAAGATAAGAAAAAAGAAGGATGAAAAGATAAATGCTGGATAA